One Lentimicrobiaceae bacterium genomic window carries:
- a CDS encoding class I SAM-dependent methyltransferase, whose translation MKTISKSLRIVFKYLVYLIHAKNRHGIHSPFVYDFNCNVLNDRTYYPEYKNIEKQRDLLLRNPNLIETIDFGAGKNKSGYSTHLKTVKNIAKRAGIPVKYGRLLHRIVQYYKPSVMLEMGSSLGISTMYQASAAPDSLFLVMEGCASTAEFAINNLNHIGINNSRFTIGNFDNVLPGLLSQTSTIDYAFIDGNHTREATLNYFSQLLQHAGNHSVYIFHDIHWSSEMEQAWNEIKNHEKVVVTIDLFFMGLVFFRKELSRQHFILRF comes from the coding sequence GTGAAAACAATTTCCAAAAGCCTCCGCATTGTCTTTAAATACCTGGTGTATCTCATTCATGCCAAAAACAGGCATGGCATACACTCTCCCTTTGTTTATGATTTCAATTGTAATGTATTGAATGATAGAACCTATTATCCTGAATACAAGAATATTGAAAAACAGCGCGATCTTCTTCTCAGAAACCCCAATCTGATCGAAACCATTGACTTTGGTGCGGGTAAGAATAAATCGGGCTATTCGACACACCTTAAAACAGTTAAAAATATAGCCAAACGTGCTGGAATTCCAGTCAAGTACGGACGCCTGCTTCACCGCATAGTACAATATTACAAACCATCGGTGATGCTTGAAATGGGCTCATCACTTGGTATCAGCACAATGTATCAAGCCAGTGCAGCTCCCGACAGCCTGTTTTTGGTGATGGAGGGATGTGCCTCCACTGCCGAATTTGCCATAAATAATCTCAACCATATTGGAATAAACAACAGCCGGTTTACTATTGGTAATTTCGATAATGTATTGCCGGGCCTTTTATCACAAACAAGCACTATTGACTATGCTTTTATTGACGGGAATCATACCAGAGAAGCAACTTTAAATTATTTCAGTCAATTATTGCAACATGCAGGTAATCATTCTGTTTATATTTTTCACGACATCCACTGGTCGTCAGAAATGGAACAGGCCTGGAATGAAATCAAAAACCACGAAAAAGTAGTTGTCACCATTGACCTGTTTTTTATGGGGCTTGTCTTTTTCAGAAAGGAATTAAGCCGCCAGCATTTTATCCTGCGGTTCTGA